A single Oncorhynchus mykiss isolate Arlee chromosome 22, USDA_OmykA_1.1, whole genome shotgun sequence DNA region contains:
- the LOC110501821 gene encoding gamma-crystallin M3-like has protein sequence MSNTSMNMGRATFYEDRNFQGRSYECSSDCPDISSYMSRCQSCRVQSGCFMVYERPNYMGNQYFMKRGEYSDYQSMMGMSDGFRSCRMIPMHRGNFRMRIYERENFGGQMHEMMDDCDSIQERYRMSDCQSCNVMDGHWLMFEQPHFRGRQMYMRPGEYRSFRDMGMGMGGMGGMGGMRFMSMKRIMDNMSM, from the exons GCCACCTTCTACGAGGACAGAAACTTCCAGGGCCGCTCTTATGAGTGCAGCTCCGACTGCCCCGACATTTCCTCCTACATGAGCAGGTGCCAATCCTGCAGGGTCCAGAGTGGATGCTTCATGGTGTACGAGCGCCCCAACTACATGGGAAACCAGTACTTCATGAAGAGGGGAGAGTACTCAGACTACCAGAGTATGATGGGAATGAGCGATGGTTTCAGGTCCTGCCGCATGATCCCCATG CATCGTGGAAACTTCAGGATGAGGATCTATGAGAGGGAGAACTTCGGGGGTCAGATGCATGAGATGATGGACGACTGTGACTCCATCCAGGAGCGTTACCGTATGTCAGACTGCCAGTCCTGCAACGTGATGGACGGCCACTGGCTGATGTTTGAGCAGCCCCACTTCAGAGGCAGGCAGATGTACATGAGGCCTGGAGAGTACAGGAGCTTCAGAGATATGGGCATGGGAATGGGAGGCATGGGCGGCATGGGTGGCATGAGGTTCATGAGCATGAAGCGTATCATGGACAACATGTCTATGTAA